The sequence CAATTAAATGACGTTGTCAGAATTGCTAAATTGCTCTGGGATTTTCCAAGGGTATAATAAAAATGCTGATGTCCTTACCAGGCAGAAATTCCAGGAcattactttccaagcagaggttaggctccggcttaaTATCGACGTCTTTTGAGGCGTTTTTATCAGGTTTTCTATTCTGGTAGGGTTTCCTTTCGTCTGTCAGCaatttgtcagttttttttttcgattgtagtggcttgcacaaatgtgtggcccaagggcttcagAAATGGGgattcaagtccgtatggaattcttagcctctgccaggctccaCAAGTAGAAACTGGGTAAATTGGTCGCAAGCCATACTCCTCGGACAACAAAAGCGTACTGTGTCTACACTTGTCCAAGTTCCTCTATTTTTCCAGCGCCCCGTGGATCCTGGCAGAGGCTAACAAGAACTCCATACGCCATACGAAGTCGAATGAACATGTATACGGAAGTGTGAACCCCCTGTAGAGAATAGAGATTtcaggaaacaaaatggcttcATAACAGGAACATTCGGCCGCATTGCCAATCAAATTGTTCAAGTCTCGCGAGACCATTTAACGGTTTCATGGGGCATGTCCCGCTACATGCACTGATTAGCAGGAGTGTGTGGATGTAATGGCAATGTTCCCTAGGGTTTGTCAAATtagtttaggccatgttgatttgatatatgtggatggcatccacgcgcgcatcaatttttgtccgtttccaaaagcaAACTTTTCTACTATACTCTAGTCTAAATCCAACAAAGCGGTTGCAAAGCATACATATGccgtaaacaacaaacaaaaatatcaggAAACGGATACTTTCTGTCGTGGAATGGTATTGTCAATTCCAAAGTCTAAAAGattttgaaagaacaaaaaattaaaCTTTATATTATAATAAAGGCATTACTTTTTTTGGCCAACGTTTTTTATGCGCATGGTTGCATCCAGTTTTCGGGTTCGCAGTCTTCcatcaccctcacactcagggttgacaatcacggcaaagcctatgatatcaaccctgacaaatcagccacagtattcggttattaggggtgccttgcttatgaatattaatgagcttgcccttatatgggcagtcagccgttggggatcgggcgttggcatggtgagcaaacaaagtcatggtaatacgtaacatgattggctgatagcttcccagcggcctttgcgagacagcttgcgacatcaacaagcccaaggaaggcctgttctctgattggttgacagcttgtttgtggcgacaatcataatacccgtaggtagggcctgggacagcagggccccataaggtagtgccgttggggaccgggcgttaggaggatgtcttccatatactagtaattcaaTCTACATGGTCTTATCAGATGTTAGGTATTACCAGCCAGTACCAAAGATAATAGGATGAACCACGAATGAGCTGTATTATGCAGTAGTATAATCTACCTGTATAACATGTTGCTAGTCTAGAACtaacactcaatttttttttcagactgcTCTTGTAGGAAGCTTGAGCCACTGCAAGTCGGACGACCACTGTGTCCCATGGGAGTTCTGTGCCAAGCAGCCAAATGATGACAACGGGATGTGTATGGTATGTaactgttttaaaatcctatcagacagcaaagttttttttgccggggcgccgaaggcgcccggctttgtgcccggtttaatggttcgtccttggatgggtctgctatggtcgcaaaatgtaccgtgcgtttttacgacaattctcagcccttctcagcccttcaaataaacgcaatgtaccgtgcgtttttacgacaattctcagcccttcttagcccttcaaataaacgttgtaagaatactgtttatccatgacctctactcgtacagaaaacattgcagcgctcattagcaaagtctaggaaaggaaaatgtttcttgatttgcagtaaaacactggtcatgtaacatttgaggagttgtcgttaaatcgcacggttcattttgcgatagcgttgacgggtccgggtatttagcggaataacccggaataacccggaataacccggaataaccttaataaaggatgaaagctaccgaaatacagtgtgctttgataagttaagatcgcagaatgcaatattttggcataaaataatgtatatatggccatgggaacaagaaatattacggttattccgggttattccgggtcatttcgggttattccggtaaataccctcacgggcgttgacggtgcggaggaggtgagatttttatcgtacagaaattggtacagtttgtaaagttatctttctggaattcggatgtattaaaatataacattacattctaaggcgtagtgtcatgtgagtaaaatgagcacgacatttgacgaaagattttgtggagggtatacagtcaagtttattgtgcaacgattggaacagtttacgtgcgggtgggaggggggcgtgcgtctatatatgcagctgcaggaggtcctgcaggacattttcgatcgtaagagtaacgtacaatttgaaaagatagtgatcatgaattcggacacattgaaacatatttccaaggaacggtatatagtttttttagtaaaaccagtgtgtggggattgacgagaatttagatagtttaatggtgcactgtgcttgagccgatgcgaggcattatgcagggcatttttgattgtaaaaatatcgtacaagttgaaaagatggatcggattctaatacattaaaacatacatttccaaagaatagtagaaaacaacggattgtagctaactgttaaacaatcagcaaagcagttggcaagatgtcacacctgaacttttgtagatttttgctttttgttggtactagtaagatgttatgtgatcaagacaatattttctttctgtttcagtgacgccttagactgttctctgctatatatacaagtgacacagtaatatacagaaacttacagctagcaaaagtctgtactcaataagattttacacagtacacatttatacttcttctgctgaaatctacgcattacattttgcatccaaccaaagaggtttgaaagagagtccttgatccaaccaaattagaccttgagacctattaacagatcattgatcactgtgcattttgcacataccagactcaatcgtgccactgagcactgcattttgcacacaccagaccaattgtgccactgagcactgtgcattttgcacacaccagacctatcgtgccattgagcactgtgcattttgcacacaccagacctatcgtgccattgagcactgtgcattttgcacacaccagaccaatcgtgccattgagcactgtgcattttgcacacaccagaccaatcgtgccattgagcactgtgcattttgcacacaccagactcaatcgtgccactgagcactgtgcattgtgcaaataaagtcaagcaaagaacacatatattgtgaacaatgtgtgaatctattttatcgggaaaataccaccaaggtgacatcattttcagtggagataatagaggcaaacaatgcactgcaaatgctttaatggcagttgttaaccacagtacttgcagacaagcaattacctggacaagtacagaccttgatggtgtactttttcaaggagatgcactatacacctacataaaaccatcactaagatctggtgtggagttcctctccgttgatgatattccagactatttgcaactttacaacaatactgtacgtgtatcaataaaagagtcttacactggagacatatttgccacagaagcagtctatccttattacaccttaaagaaagccctagaagcagcatttgctgaatccaacacttgtcttttcataacagcacatggaataactggttcaacagtagcattgttgcacgctgataacaagtattttgtttatgactcacatgccagaagtcccataacagcattgccagatagccatggcacttctactttaagcatgcacagttcaaacagcaatctagtttcattcttgcaacaacttaactggaacacaacatgcaattttgaggttgtcccagtacaagcagaaaatgttttcttatcagttgaacctactggtatacacattatcaatctgactagcaatgtttcttctatgattgagtcagaaaactgctttcaagttcaacaacaacacacatacaccttggttaaaccagagtttgtatctacgaaagagaacctacaacaaccaaacacagcatttccatttgcaccacattgtaaccaaagtactgggaaaaacattgtgccatgcaccacaagcaaacatccaagtgctatgccagagaacaggaatgaaggcctcttgaatcaattagtaatgtcaccaaatgcagcatcaaatttaaatgataaaaaagtgcaaggtcttgcaatccaaagcgcaatatgcaaggacaaacaagaaaaacaaacctatcaacagaagacagagagtcttgcagaacaaagaacatcatacaaagcaaagaaagcaaatgagacctgtgagcaaAAAGCAGCACAGCAAAGTTTATATGCTGccgtatgcaaattaagattcAGACATCCCTATTACGGACGTGGTAGAAAGCAACACGCCAATTTGATCGTTGATTGGCGGAGAATCGCAGACTGGTTTCTGATTGGTTATACAAGTTGTCTGGTAGGATCCCCCAGACACGTATAAATATCTTCAGCACGATAATTTTCATATCCAAACGATTCAGAAGCTTGAGAAGTATTGACCgtccataatctgttcattacatattcgtaccatgtctgcctgtgaaatttctgtcacgaagaaagaacgacaatgcacatccgggacctcttcccgcctttggctgtggtctcgcaccggagtttcttttacgatttttatatccggcacacagcgcacacaagggatacaattccgcccacaaaagtacgccggaaaatccaattataccagtgaacaaaggtttccagccaacttcccatagattttagatataaacttctagtttaataatgatgcacattttactggaacacaacatgaaattttgaggtagtccttccaaatgcgccccggccagctttttttaaaagctttcttgttttgttggcatccgtctgtcttggaagacaatggtaggctgacgggtttaaggcgacccgtctgcctggcctgcacgtgggtttttaaggtgaaggaggggtgtgcacgtccttctccaccctctcttccactggcgcactagtcctacaggggcaactgtatgcaacgtgtaagacagccccagcagatgcaggtttgttgtttggagtttccgtctcctaggaggacttccgaccaaggatgcaaggggttcctcctacccctgactcatgtgtcatggcgggtgcatcatgcccgaacatgcccctatggcctgtcaccaccacaaaggcctgtcactgccactagccgcagctatgtactcatttacacctgagttaggtgaggaaagtcgtgtaaagtgcctttcccaagggcacaagatcggtgacacggcaagcggatttgaaccccggacctctcgggcctgagaccaacgcgctcccgatcgtgccacgcggtcccacaccGTCAGACAGCAAAGTAGACAATGTAAAAAGGAATGAAGTGGCTATAGAAATGATGATCCTGTCAATAACAAATCTTTGTGCTTTTAAAAGGATGATTCTGTTGATAATGGATAACTGTGCATTACTGACAGGATCATCCTGTAAATAACAGAgttttgcactattgacaggattgGCCCCAGGCAATTTGGAAACAGAAGTTGTAAGAAGGAAAAGTGAATCACTGGGCATATAAGGTACATTTAACAATTCAAGAATAAAATCATCTCATATTGGAACAGTGTGTGAAGGCTAGCAGACTGGCGACAGCTACTAGCCCttgactagcctggtatccaaccgtattatagctcctgagtctcttctgtcgtATCTTCTGTCAAATACGTATTTGcggaaaggacagaagagactcgggagctataataggGCTAGCCCATGACTACAGtagaatactagtaatcaaacACTGGATTCTACTACACATCTAGTACTACTGGTACTACTACTGGAGAAAaataactgaacaaagaaaATTGGAAAAGTTGTAGTGCAGAACTAAATCATAGCTACTAATCCTAAGAATAACTAAAATCTAAGAAAACCTAATCCTAAGTAATGTTATAACTATGTGACCTTTAAACCCTCACTTTTGAAGAAAATATTAGGAAAAACACAGAAGCAAGTCTTCACAATTTTCACATCAatcaatatgatatgatattcagGGCCACCACATTTACTTAAAGATCtcttgaaaaaagaaaatatttgtggGACACTTAACACATGAAGTTATTAAGCTATTAACTTTGAAAGttaaatgtcatccataaattaaGTCAGTGAGGccttaaaagtacaaaaatgtaataatatCCTTAAAAATACAAAGTAAGTAATGTTACAGAACTAGTAAACGTCTTTCATGATGAGGTAGTTCTTTAGAATCGTTGCTAGTGGTAAATGGTGCACTTTGGAAAGCCTATCTTTACCAAGTAGACGGAGGATCTTCATACGACATGCCCGTTGCAGATTTGGGTAATGGTCCTTGTGATAGGCGATGAGTCTCCGGATGTCAGTGTCTGTTGTGGATTCCTCAgcagtagggctgtgtacctaaatacccgtacctgtaccgtacctaaaaaaatgtttaggtacaggtccggaccttaacatctgtgtacctgtacctgtacctaaacaaactaaatcactattaaacactactttttaagactgctggacaagtaaatcccgaatcaacaatgacaatggtgataatcttgcagttgaaacttaagaaaacttgcaaagaaattgttttgagatacaaagatgacaatttatcactagaaaagacagttatgtacatgtttaacttacatatatttGGTTAaaaaattttaggtacaggtgcaggtccggacctgtacctaagcccgtgtacctgtacctgtacctgaaaatttgtttaggtacacagccctactcaGCAGTCAGACCAGCGGCAGTCTTCAGGTTACAGTCAGCACCTGCCATGAGGAGGATCTCCACCTTCATCTTGCTATCACTCTGTCTGGCAGCAAGGTGAAGTGCTGTCCAACTGCCATAACCTGCTTTTGCATTAACAGTTTCAACATCCATTCCCAGACCTGTCAGATGGAGGACCATGTTCTCTGTTCTCCCCGGCCCTCCTTCAACCAGACTCAGGTGGAGGGCTGTATTGTTGGAAGAGTCGCTTTCCGATAACGAAGCACCGTGTTTTATGGCAACATCGATAACATCTATATGTCCACGCTTTGCAGCTTCCAAAAGTGGAGTTCTTCCTCCATAACCGCTTTTCACAGATAGATCGCCACCATGAGAACACAGCACCTCGACAACATTGGAGTGACCATTCCTTGCAGCGTGGTAAAGTGCTGTGCAGTCTGCCGTTCCCTTGGCATTGACGTCTGCACTGTGGTGCAATAACATCTTTATAGCAGGAACATTCCCTATGTCAGCTGCTCGGTGAAGTGCTGTGTTGCCATTGTAGTCTTCTGGTCCCTTTGCATTGACGTCCGCGCCGTCTTGCAACAACATCTCTATAATATCAGCATGCCCTCTGTCAGCTGCTAGGTGAAGTGCCGTCTTGCCTTTAGAGTCGGCTGCGTTGACATCCACCCCTCGGCGCAGCAACAGCTCTACAAAAGGAGCCAGCCCTGATGTAGCTACAAAGTGAAGTACAGATTGGCCGGCATCGTTAGTTGCACTGACGTCTGCCCCTCTGTTTAACAACATCACAGCAGGTGCACTGGCTGGAAGTAGCCCTTTGTCGGCGGCATAGTGAAGCGGTGTCCATCCCTTGTGGTCAGTGACATTGATGTCTGCCCCTCTGTCTAACAGCACCTCCATCATAACACAATCCCCTTCTTCTGAAGCATTGTGGAGGGCTGTTTGACCCCACTTGTTTGCTGCGTTGACCTCCGCCCCTCGGTCCAACAGCAAGTGCACAGCAGGACAGTGCCCTTCCGAGGCAGCATAGTGAAGTGCTGTTTCGTGATAGTACTTGACATGCAAACATTTTGCATTCACATCCACCCCTCCATCTAGTAGGGAGATGATCTTGTCACAGTCCCCGGATGATGCAGCTGAGAAGAGTTCTGCTTTCTTCATGGTTTCACTGTTACACAAGGACTGAAGGTCTAGCATCTGTACCTGgtatgaagaagaaatagaaaaacaacaacatttgactcaacaacaacaaaagcaacaTCAACAAGACcttagcatgtccaggtaaaagGATACAATATACAGaatttcagctgcagtaccaaggtcacacatcaGGGAGCCCAAAgttgactttgaccttcatcttcccttgccaacacctacccaaatatcattgcaatccttTCAGAGGTTCAAAAGCTATGCTGACTCAAACTTTCAAAGGCAGCAcaatcttcaacaaaaaagataacataaaaacaaattaaaggatgaaagtacatgcaggggggaagaaaaaagcctcgtggcttatacatagtcttcctccaaagtaacaaataataataatacaatttTACAACTCATAAGCTGAATAAAGATTGAATAGAtgtgtaaaaattatacattagacaataatgtaaccaaaagaattataaaaGAGTtgggagacctcatatctccatgaaatagtctgattatgtacattatttccacatttacataatctttgTTTGGTTATGtatgcatttgcataatttgcacttcattgtgtaaatctctgccaaagatatctgcatgctaaatatcatggaaatccatcattcctatgtttCGTTATGCtctttggaagattttgaccaagTTGCCCGTGCAGatccagagcaagccgctaggaggcccaaacatatactgtaaatgcagaaattttcgcggtggttttacatTCGTGGTTCTCGCATTGCAAATTTACCGCgatcttaaaaccaccgcaaacatttttgcatggcagtaagagactacagtgcatggtgctaccatgaacttaaaaccaccgcgaacagtccttttcccgctaccgcgaaattaaatccctgcgaacttaaatgcatttacagtatcacttcttccttgcatcacagaccatagcatgtccaggtcaaaagataccaaaaaaaaaaaaatcaaagttctgctgcagtaccagggtcacataccagggggtccaaaatcgacattgacctttgtcttaCCAACaattacccacataccaaatatcattacaatccatctagaagttctaaagttatgctgaccacaagtTGAAGGAGGCTGCCTAAGTGAGAcaagaataaatgaataaatatagaGAATTCGGAACGTAGGAATTTCAGAAAATTTTATCAATGAGCTTTCAAAGCTCCTTGCTGCCGGTGACGTATGGTTTTCGTAATAAAGGATTATGTCGAACATTATGTCGAACCTGGCGAATTCGGAACTAAGGGATTTCGGAACAGAAGGATTTCGGAACATGGTGATTTCGGtgcatagggatttcggaacacaGGGATTTCAGAATATTAGTAACGTTAGGGATTTCGGAATTATTTAAGGGACgtggtcgcccccctcccccaggcaTGCATAACGTTACTATCTGTTCATTCATGACACGCACTTGTGCGTACAAAAGCACCGAAAAAAACTTTTAAGAGACTAGTTAATCATTTCAAGTAAGGCAAGGAAATGTAAGTTACCTGTAGTTTGTGGTGGGTACAGAGAAATTCCGTACGACCTGCAGACCGTGGATGCGCCTCTCGTCGCGTCGCGTGGGTGTCGTCATTCGGCACCGCACATATTTTACGACATTTGCTAAGATTGTCGTCATTGACAGTCCTTATCTTCTTGTCAAGGTGCAAAAAACACACTAAAACGGGATCAGCCTGTCAACGTTTACTGTGCAAAAACTTCTGTACTTGAAAGGATCATTCTGTCAATATAACGTTAGTGCACATCTGCCCACTATAATAAAAACGACGATTACAAACTCTGGCTAAAAGAAACGCTCAGTCAGGCTGAATTTAACTAATATAGTGCATAAAATGAATATAGAAACGAAAGAATAATCAAAGAATGCAGATAATGTAGTTATTGCAGTGATACATTTCTATTGATTTGCGACAGTTATCCTGGTGGCCGTTTTGCGGCATAATGATGGctgctgtccttagtgctgaaaatgACATCGACTGATAACTAACTCTATCCACACGATCTTTCCAGACGATGGGGAACATTACCTTTAGTACAAACACAGTATCATCACTTATTGAAATCAATATCTCTGTATGTCACACTGACTTGAATTTTATACTTACCAGAAGATCTGCTCTCCCGAGTAAGAGGGCACATTGTGAGGGCATGGGGCTTGGCTGCCCTTGTTTCCCCTCTTTAAACCAGAATGGCAGTAAAAACATTATGAAATGGCAACGATTGTCTCTTAAGTCTTACTGGAGTTAGACGTAGGACAAACAAAGGCTGCGAAATAATGGACTGGATGTTAAGTCCTGTGGTTTACGATTTAGCAGCATTTTCATTTTACTGGATTTTTCATCTTTCACCCTCGCCCAGTTTTGCGGTCTCCCGAGTATATATCATTcacaaaattaagtcagtgtgaccTAAGCTATAATTCCTTATACTCAGTTTCTTACTGGAATGAGATCTAAAACATCAAATGTGTCTCCTCATTGTTTCAGGGAAAGGACTGCTACAAGCAGGTTGACTGTGTGACGGGGTCGGTTTGTGACTTCAGGGATGCTGGGTTGACAGGCGGGCGGGGGCAGTGTGCCGAGCCGCCGAAGTCAACCAAGCCGCTCCCGCCACCCACCGACCCACAGGCTCAGCAAAATACAGCAATGCCTCAAACTCAAAATCCGGCCGTGCAGGCAAAACCAACCACTGTCTCCAACCAAACTCCACCAAAACCTCTGCTGCCTCCACAACAACCGGCGACGTTGCGACAGAAACCGATGACGAATGCACAAAAACCGATGACGTATAAACAGCGACCGGCTACAGAACCACAGAGACTGGTGAAGTTTCCTCCGGCGGTGATGGCCAACCTTCCCGTAATGCCACCGAAACCCAAGGTTCCGCTTGACAGCAAACCGACGTATGAAATGGTTAGTCGTCTAAAACTGTcttacatattttacacattCTTTACCAACTTTACACTCTTTTGACATGGCAACATATAAATCTTGAACATAACAGAAAATCTTTCAACCGAGACTGGGGCCGATATCGACTGCCGGGCATCTTTGAatcgttgctgacgtcacgccgCCTTTCAAGTCACGTGACTTAGggctgggtcatttcaacttgagatgGGCCATAGGACTGTCCGAAAGCTTGCTGGTTTTAGAAAGAGTGGTGCTTTGTTTACAGAAATAACGcatacaatattttctataacAATTAAGAATAAATCTATCTTGCCTGTTGTGTTTTTAGATGAAGTTTTGTATGAAAGACGCGGACTGTGACAGCACCAGCTACTGCGAGTCGAGAGAGAACCAAGTCGGCGTGTGCAAACAGGGGAGAAGACCGGCCGGCATCTATGTAAGTTATCTTGTGGTTACCAATTAACAATGATCCAATATGTTATGGTCGTCCTTGTGTGACTTTGCAATTGCTTTTAAACGATGACGCCGATGCAGCTTTCCGTCTAcaaatacaagacggggatgcgccaggtctcccgtccgggtgatttgaagtgaaacACCAACTCCAGACGAAAGGATTTGCTCAATCACACACCGgggcatgcccctactctttttcgaaaggtgtggtgggttcttaaacgtgcgtagggtgtggctctccccaaacgcgggacctccatttaacttcCTATCCGATTCCTATCCGAAGTtagctactcattttcacctgagtgaagtggggaaagtgtctttcccaagatCGGTGTTACGACAGGATTCGAACTTCTCGGACCTCtaggtcctgagccaaacacgctgcaaATTTTGCAACTAAACCGGAGGTCGGGTAACCGGGCACAGTATACGTTTGGCTTACGTTGATGTGAAGTTTGCTGTATTTCCCCTGCTCTGTAGGGCCAGGTGTGCGGACAGGACACGGACTGTGGTCTGGGCGGGCGGTGTGACCGCACTTTGTACTACGGCATCATGGGAATCTGCCGCGGGGAGAAGAAACCTGCCCCTCCCCGCCAGCAGTCGGACGTTCCGCTGCCTCCAGCCAATCCGGtaggtaacattacatgtacatcatctaCAATTTGATCTTGGGATCGAAAACGTTATCCCCCAAATGGCCcaaataacaatttctcaagcaactggatatggttttggagacaagcagacgtttcagataacatccgttatgtTTTGTCAGTAAAATGTTATCTTGGAGTCCTCCATTGATCAACCAGTTAAGTGTGTCACCTGCTTTCGTTTCGGAGATATCTtgctcagagcttctgactggagtggTGCTTCTCGACAAACGTAGCAAATTTAGTGAGTGTGACTGAGAGATTTAGTGAGTGAGTATattagtgagtgtgtgagtgtgtgagttgGGTGGATG comes from Branchiostoma floridae strain S238N-H82 chromosome 19, Bfl_VNyyK, whole genome shotgun sequence and encodes:
- the LOC118406782 gene encoding ankyrin homolog isoform X2, whose translation is MLDLQSLCNSETMKKAELFSAASSGDCDKIISLLDGGVDVNAKCLHVKYYHETALHYAASEGHCPAVHLLLDRGAEVNAANKWGQTALHNASEEGDCVMMEVLLDRGADINVTDHKGWTPLHYAADKGLLPASAPAVMLLNRGADVSATNDAGQSVLHFVATSGLAPFVELLLRRGVDVNAADSKGKTALHLAADRGHADIIEMLLQDGADVNAKGPEDYNGNTALHRAADIGNVPAIKMLLHHSADVNAKGTADCTALYHAARNGHSNVVEVLCSHGGDLSVKSGYGGRTPLLEAAKRGHIDVIDVAIKHGASLSESDSSNNTALHLSLVEGGPGRTENMVLHLTGLGMDVETVNAKAGYGSWTALHLAARQSDSKMKVEILLMAGADCNLKTAAGLTAEESTTDTDIRRLIAYHKDHYPNLQRACRMKILRLLGKDRLSKVHHLPLATILKNYLIMKDVY
- the LOC118406782 gene encoding ankyrin homolog isoform X1; the protein is MLDLQSLCNSETMKKAELFSAASSGDCDKIISLLDGGVDVNAKCLHVKYYHETALHYAASEGHCPAVHLLLDRGAEVNAANKWGQTALHNASEEGDCVMMEVLLDRGADINVTDHKGWTPLHYAADKGLLPASAPAVMLLNRGADVSATNDAGQSVLHFVATSGLAPFVELLLRRGVDVNAADSKGKTALHLAADRGHADIIEMLLQDGADVNAKGPEDYNGNTALHRAADIGNVPAIKMLLHHSADVNAKGTADCTALYHAARNGHSNVVEVLCSHGGDLSVKSGYGGRTPLLEAAKRGHIDVIDVAIKHGASLSESDSSNNTALHLSLVEGGPGRTENMVLHLTGLGMDVETVNAKAGYGSWTALHLAARQSDSKMKVEILLMAGADCNLKTAAGLTAEESTTDTDIRRLIAYHKDHYPNLQRACRMKILRLLGKDRLSKVHHLPLATILKNYLIMKDVY